CCTCGTCGGGCACCGCGACCGAGATCTCCCGACCGTCACGGGTGAACGTGATCTCGTTGTGCCGGGCGAGTTCGTCAGCCAGGTCGCGCAACCGCTGTGCGGCAGCCTCCCGCGTCATGCGCTCCGAACTGGTGTGCTCGATCAGGGCCATCTGCCGCTCCTCGTCTCCGAAGGGTGTCGGCGCAGCCTAGCCACCCGCGAGACCGGTCACCGGGAAAGTTGCGGGGCCCACCGGGCTGTCCTGCTGGGCGAGCACGAAGGCGTGCTCGGGCGGCAGCCCGGCCGTCGTCAGGGTGAGACTCGACGTAGCCTCCGGCCGCTTGGCCCCCGAACGGCCCGACCTTCCCCTGATCGATCATCATGATGATGCCCTCCTTCGTCGTCCATCCGATGTCTGAGATCGTGGGCGCTACGCCTGGAGCGGGGGGGGGGGGGGGGGGGGGGGGGGGGGGGGGGGGGGGGGGGGGGNNNNNNNNNNCCCCCCCCCCCCCCCCCCCCCGAACCCGGCGGCCACCGAGATCGCCGTGGCCGAACGGCACGCCCATCCGCGGACACATCTCACGGGCGCGCTTCGAGGACCATGAACGCCGGTGTCTCCGCGGCCCGCCGGAAGCTGGCGAACCCGGCCTCCTCGACCACCCGGCGCAACCGGTCCTCCCCGGCTTGCGCACCCAGCGGATCCTCGCAGCCCTGCGACAGTGCGCTGGGGGTGCACACGAACGTCGACACCGAGTAGAACGTCCTGGCTCGGACGCCCTCGCCGAGCACGTCGTCGGTGCGCGGCTCGGTGAACATCCACGTCCCGTCGGCAATGAGCGCATCGCGGATGCGGCGTGCGGCGCGGACCGGGTCACCCCACTCGTGCAGGGCGTTGAACACGCAGACGAGGTCGTAGTCGTGGCCCGGGAAGTCGTCGGCGCCGGCAACCTCGAAGGTCACCCGGTCGCTGACGCCGGCCTCCGCGGCGGCCTTGCGCGCCGCCGCGATCGAGCCCGCGTGGTAGTCGAAGCCGCTGAACGTCGAGGCGGGGTAGGCCTGCGCCAGCAGGATCAGGGCGGCGCCGTATCCGCAACCGATGTCGGCCACCCGGCCCCCCGCGGTCAGCGTGTCCGCCATGCCGTCGAGCGCCGGGACCCAGCTGCCAGCCAGGTTGGCGCGGTACGCCGGCTCGAAGAAGCGCAAGGTGCCGGCGAACAGGTCGGCGTGGTGCTCGTCCCATCCGATCCCCCCATCGGCGGTGAACGCCTGACGCACACGCTCGGTGTCCTTGTGGACCGCGCTGGCCGCGAGCGCCCCGCCCGCGACGAAGGTCGGGCTGGAGGGGTCCGCCAGGCAGGCGGCCTGCTCCGGGGTCAGCCAGTAGCGCCCGTCGTCGTGCTCGCAATAGGCACTCGCCACCTGGGCGTTGAGCCACTCGCGCACCAGCCGCGGATGGCAGCCGGTCGCGCCGGCGAGCTCGGACGCGGTCTGCGAGCCGCCGTCGGCCAGCGCCCGATACAAGCCCAGCTGGTCGCCGACCACGATGGTGGCCGCATGCATGGTGGCGGCCTGGTCGGCGGCGAACCGCTCCGTGAACGCCTGCAGTCGGTCTCCGTCGAGTGCCATGGGGACTCCTCCTCGGGTCGGTGGACGGTTCCGGCGGTGCCACGGACAGCGTGCAGGCGCAACGGCAGCCGCACCATCGGGCGAGCTACCCATTCCGCCTGGCGCCGGCATGGGGAGAACCACCCATCGCCAACGGCCGCCCGCCGCCTGCGATACTCCAGTGCGCGACCGGGAGGACGCATGGTGGTCGATGTGCTCGAGCAGGCACGTGAGGCGTACGCACGGTTTCGCTGGGACGCGGCCTACCACCACTACCGCGCGGCGGCGGAGCATCAGGGATTGGGGCCCGAGGATCTCGCGGCCCTCGCCGACGCGGCCTGGTGGCTCGGCTACAACGACGAGTCGCTGAACCTGTCCGAGGAGGTGTACCGCCACCACCTCCACGGCCAGCACGTCCCCCGGGCGGCCCGGCTGGCGATCAAGATCGGCTGCCTGTGGTCCATGCGCGGCGAGCCGACCGTGGGCTCGGGCTGGATCAGCCGGGCCAGGCGCCTGCTGCAGGACGCCCCGGAGTGCGCGGCGCACGGCTACCTGCACTACCTCGAGGTCGAGCAGGCGCTGGGCGCCGGTCGCTTCGCCGTTGCGCTCGAGCTCTGCCGCACGGTCCAGGGGATCGCCGACCGCCATGACGACCGCACCCTGCGCGCCGTGGGGCTCGTGCTGGAGGGCACAGCCGAGGTGCGCAGGCCGGGTGCACCGCGCCCAGCTGCACCATCTCGAAGGCGCGTGGGGGGACGCCGAGCGCCAGGCCGCCCAGGCGTGCCGCGACCTCGCCGACATGAACGTCGGCGTGGTCGCCGAGGGCCAGTACCGCATCGCCGAGGTGCGCCGGCTACGCGGCGACCACGCGGCCGCAGAGGAGGCCTACGCACAGGCGCACGAGCTCGGCCGCGATCCCCAGCCCGGCCTGGCCCTGTTGCGCATGGCCCAGGGACGCAGGCCGGCCGCGACCACGGCGCTGCGCACGGCGCTGGCCGGGACCGAGCGATCGCTTGACCGCGTGGCCCTGCTGGCCGCCCAGGTCGAGGTCGCCGCCACCGGCGGCGACGCGGGCCCGGCTCGCCGGGGCCCTCGCCGCGGTCGGCGACATCGAAGCGGCCGAGCGCGAGGCCGAATCCGCACGGGCCGTGTTCACCGAGCTGGGCGCGGCGCCTGACCTGCGTGCGCTCGACGACCAGTTCGGCCGTGACGAGCCCCCGCTGGGCTTGTCACCCCGGGAGCTGGAGGTGCTGCGCTGCGTCTGCACCGGCCACACCAACCGCCAGATCGCCTCGGCCCTGACGATCAGCGAGAAGACGGTCGCACGCCACCTGTCCAACATCTTCGCCAAGCTCGACGTGGCCTCGCGCACCGAGGCCGCCGCCGTGGCGTTCACGCACGGGCTGGCCGAGCGGTCCGCGCCGTAGCCGCCGGGCCGGCGGCGTGCGTCGGCGGTGGGCGGCCTCGCCGGGGGGTCATGCCGACCCGGTGCCCGCCAGGGTGAGCACGAGGACGAGGTGGCAGCCCACGGCGGCGATCACCAGGGCGTGGAACAGCTCGTGGTAGCCGAAGACGCGGGGGGCGAGGCCGGGCCTCTTGGTGGCGTAGATGATCGCGCCCGCGGTGTAGAAGAGCCCACCACCGAGCAGAAGGGCCACCTGCCCGCCCGCGAGCGCGGCGTGCAACGCGGGCAGCCCGGGGATCACGACCCAGCCGAGCGCGAGGTAGCTGGCTGCCGCCAGCCGTCGCCAATGGGGGACGACGAGCTGGAGGGCGATGCCGACCAGCGCGCCGACCCAGATCAGCCACAGGAGGACCCCGTCCAGCAGGTGCGGCAGCGCCAACCCGCCCACGGCCGTGTAGCTTGCGGCGATCAACACGAAGATCGTGGCGTGGTCCAGCCGGCGCATGATCGCCCGGGCCCGCACCGACCAGGCCACCCGGTGGTACAGCGCGCTGACACCGAACACCGCGGTGGCACCGGCGACGTAGACACCCACCAGCCAGCGCAACGTCGGGTCGGCCCCGGCGACGAGCAGGGGCCCGGCCACGATGCTCACGGCGAACGCCACCAGATGTGACCACCCGCGCAGCCGCGGTCGCTCGACCGGCGGAGGCGAGATGGGGGGCCCCGGTGTCGTGATGGTCGTCCTCCATCCTCCCTGCGGGGTCGACGGGCCCCGACACGAGCCCGGTCGCCGCTACTCGGGCGGCTCCTGCTGGCCGACGGGCAGCGCGTCGTAGCGGGTCTGGTCGGCGGCGTGCACCGCCTCGTCGAGTCCGGCCCGGTCGACCTGCAGCTCCCCGTGGTGCGGGCAGGTGGGGACGGGGTCGTGCCAGTAGATGGCCCCGCTGAGCAGGTCGATCTGGGCCCGCACCGCCTCCGTCAGCCACGAGCCACGCGTGCCGGAGGGCATGGTGAACTCGTCCACCATCCCGGTGAACCCGAGGCCCGCGCCGAAGGCCGCGATCTCCTCTGGCGCGACAGGCGTCGGGTCGTCGGCGCTTTGCTGCGGGTGCATGCGCGACTCGACCACGGGCCCCTTCGGGCTTGCGTAGACCGCACCGACCTCGTGGCCGCAGCCGGCCTGCCCGCAGTGCATGGTCACCAACGGGTCCGGCTTGCGCGCCTTCCACGCCTTCAGCGGGGCGGGCAGTCCGACCGGTTCGATCTTGGGCTCAGCCACCGTGGCACTTCTTGTACTTCTGCCCCGACCCGCAGGGGCAGGGCTCGTTGCGGCCGACCTTGTCGCTGGTGGCGGCGCCCGACGCGTGCTGGGCAGCGGCTGCGGCCGCCGCCGCGCCCGGCGCACCCATCCCGGCCGGGCGAGCCGGCGCCGTCGCGCTGCCCCCGCCACCGTTGCCGCCGCTGGTGCCGCTGCTCTGGGTGGAGCTGACGGTGTAGGAGGTGGCTCCCGCCGCAGGGGCCGACGACGCGCTGGTCGCCGAGCTGTAGGAGAACTGCGGGGCGGGCTGAGGGGCCGGCTGGGCGCGCAGCGCGGGCGGGGCGACCTGCGCCTCCTGGCGGCGCCTGCCCTCGTCCTCCTGCTCGCGCTCCTCGGTCTTGCGCACCGGCAGATTGTAGAAGTAGCCGGCGGCCTGCTCCTTGATCTGGGCCATCATGTCGTTGAAGGCGTAGTAGGCCTCGCGCTCGTACTCCCGCAGGGGGTCGCGCTGACCGACCGCCCGAAGACCGATGCCGTCGCGCAGGTGGTCCATCTCGTAGAGATGCTCGCGCCAGATGCGGTCGACCACCGACAGGATCACCCGGCGCTCGACCTGGCGCAGCGTGTCCGACCCGAGCTCTGACTCACGCTCCTCGTAGCGCTCCATCGCGTCGGTGACGAGCATCTCGGCCAGGTCCTCGGCTTTGGTGTCGTCCAGGTCGATGCTGTCGCGGTCCACCGACACGGGGTAGATGCGCTCCAGGGAGATCCACAGCTCCTCGAGGGTCCACTCCTCGGGGTAGACGCCCTCGGCGGCATGCTGGCCGCACAGGTTGCGCACGGCGTCCTCGATGAAGTCCTCGGCGAACTCCTCAACCTGCTCGTCGGTGCCGCCCATGACGACGTTGCGCTGCTCGTAGATCACCTTGCGCTGGTTGTTCATCACGTCGTCGTACTTGAGGACGTTCTTGCGGATCTCGAAGTTGCGGGACTCGACCTGCCCCTGGGCGCGCTGCACGGCCTTGGAGACCATCTTGTGCCCGATGGGGTCCTCCTCGGGCAGCTTCAGGCGGGTCATGATCGACTCCACCGCGCTCGCGTTGAACAGCCGCATGAGGTCGTCCTCCAGCGACAGGTAGAAGCGGGACTCGCCCGGGTCGCCCTGACGGCCGCCACGGCCGCGCAGCTGGTTGTCGATGCGCCGTGACTCGTGACGCTCGGTGCCGAGGACGTAGAGGCCACCGAGCTCGCGGACCTTGTCCCCCTCGGCCTGGCACTCGGCCACGTAGCGCTCCAGCGCATCGGCGTAGGCGACGGCGAACCCGTCGGGGTCGACCTCGGGGTCGATCTGCTTGCGCGCATCGGCGTCGGCCCGCGACTCGGGGTTGCCGCCGAGCATGATGTCGACGCCGCGCCCGGCCATGTTGGTCGCGACGGTGACCGCGCCGATGCGGCCGGCCTGCGCGACGATCTCGGCCTCCTTGAAGTGGTTCTTCGCGTTCAGGACCTCGTGGCGCAGTCCGCGCTTGGTCAGCATGGCCGACAGCTTCTCGGACTTCTCCACCGACGCGGTCCCGACCAGCACCGGCTGGCCCCGCTCCTGGCGCTCCAGCAGGTCGAGCACGACCGCCTCGAGCTTGGCCGCCTCGCTCTTGTAGATCAGGTCGACCTTGTCCAGGCGGACGATGTCGCGGTTCGTCGGCACCTCTACGACCCCGGTGGCGTAGATGTGCATGAACTCGCTTTCCTCGGTCTTGGCCGTCCCCGTCATGCCGGCGAGCTTGTCGTAACCGCGGTAGTAGTTCTGCAGGGTGATGGTCGCCAGGGTCTGGTTCTCCTC
The genomic region above belongs to Egibacteraceae bacterium and contains:
- a CDS encoding amphi-Trp domain-containing protein is translated as MALIEHTSSERMTREAAAQRLRDLADELARHNEITFTRDGREISVAVPDEVELKLEIEVGEESEIEVEITW
- a CDS encoding class I SAM-dependent methyltransferase: MALDGDRLQAFTERFAADQAATMHAATIVVGDQLGLYRALADGGSQTASELAGATGCHPRLVREWLNAQVASAYCEHDDGRYWLTPEQAACLADPSSPTFVAGGALAASAVHKDTERVRQAFTADGGIGWDEHHADLFAGTLRFFEPAYRANLAGSWVPALDGMADTLTAGGRVADIGCGYGAALILLAQAYPASTFSGFDYHAGSIAAARKAAAEAGVSDRVTFEVAGADDFPGHDYDLVCVFNALHEWGDPVRAARRIRDALIADGTWMFTEPRTDDVLGEGVRARTFYSVSTFVCTPSALSQGCEDPLGAQAGEDRLRRVVEEAGFASFRRAAETPAFMVLEARP
- a CDS encoding response regulator transcription factor — encoded protein: MFTELGAAPDLRALDDQFGRDEPPLGLSPRELEVLRCVCTGHTNRQIASALTISEKTVARHLSNIFAKLDVASRTEAAAVAFTHGLAERSAP
- a CDS encoding hemolysin III family protein gives rise to the protein MTTPGPPISPPPVERPRLRGWSHLVAFAVSIVAGPLLVAGADPTLRWLVGVYVAGATAVFGVSALYHRVAWSVRARAIMRRLDHATIFVLIAASYTAVGGLALPHLLDGVLLWLIWVGALVGIALQLVVPHWRRLAAASYLALGWVVIPGLPALHAALAGGQVALLLGGGLFYTAGAIIYATKRPGLAPRVFGYHELFHALVIAAVGCHLVLVLTLAGTGSA
- the secA gene encoding preprotein translocase subunit SecA; this encodes MVLQKFLRMGEGRQIRKLERLVAEVNAVEDSVTGLSDEQLRARTTEFRSRLDEDETLDDLLPEAFATVREAAHRVLDQRAFDVQVLGGAALHQGDIAEMKTGEGKTLTSTMPVYLNALDGKGVHVVTVNPYLAARDAEWMGRVYRFLGLQVGLVFSQQPRPDKRMAYAADVTYGTNNEFGFDFLRDHMVLKSEDKVQRGHSYCIVDEVDSILVDEARTPLIISGPADQATEWYTVFARRVAPKLTRDEHYEVDEAKRTVAVTEEGVTKVEQLLGIDNMYESVNTPLIHHLQNALKARELFKRDREYIVVDGEVKIVDENTGRVLDGRRYSEGLHQSIEAKEGVKVKEENQTLATITLQNYYRGYDKLAGMTGTAKTEESEFMHIYATGVVEVPTNRDIVRLDKVDLIYKSEAAKLEAVVLDLLERQERGQPVLVGTASVEKSEKLSAMLTKRGLRHEVLNAKNHFKEAEIVAQAGRIGAVTVATNMAGRGVDIMLGGNPESRADADARKQIDPEVDPDGFAVAYADALERYVAECQAEGDKVRELGGLYVLGTERHESRRIDNQLRGRGGRQGDPGESRFYLSLEDDLMRLFNASAVESIMTRLKLPEEDPIGHKMVSKAVQRAQGQVESRNFEIRKNVLKYDDVMNNQRKVIYEQRNVVMGGTDEQVEEFAEDFIEDAVRNLCGQHAAEGVYPEEWTLEELWISLERIYPVSVDRDSIDLDDTKAEDLAEMLVTDAMERYEERESELGSDTLRQVERRVILSVVDRIWREHLYEMDHLRDGIGLRAVGQRDPLREYEREAYYAFNDMMAQIKEQAAGYFYNLPVRKTEEREQEDEGRRRQEAQVAPPALRAQPAPQPAPQFSYSSATSASSAPAAGATSYTVSSTQSSGTSGGNGGGGSATAPARPAGMGAPGAAAAAAAAQHASGAATSDKVGRNEPCPCGSGQKYKKCHGG